A region of the bacterium genome:
GTCTTGCCATAGACCGAGACCATATCGGAACAGAACCCATAAACGGTGGCGGGGACACCGGCGTTACGATAAGCCGCTTCAACAGCAGCCTTCTCTTTAACCCCGGCCAGGTGAATGGCTTCAACCGCCATGCCGGTAGCCTTAAGCTGCCCCAGCGAAAGGGGAACCATTTCATTTAACCGATGAGCCCCCTGACTTCCCCCCATTGTCAACACGGTGAAATGCGCCGGAAGCGCACCTTGCATTGCCGCCGCTTCCTCCATCTGTTTCCGAATCGGCAGTCCGGTGAGTTGGATGTTGGGATGTTTCAGATAGGTCCGGGTTTCAGGAAAGGTAATGGCAATAGCAGTGGCCAAACGGGCAAGAACAGAAATCGCTTTGCCGGGAATGACGTTGGCCTCATGAAGAATGACGGGAATGTTCAGCCATCTGGCAGCCAGCACGGGGCCGAGTGAAGAGTAGCTTCCCATGGCCAGCAAGGCATCCGGCTGCTGGGCCCGGAGGGCTTTGAGACTCGCCCGGAAGGCCCGGACGATGGTTAATAGGGTGCGGGGCAAGTGCAGGGGGTGAAACGACAGTTTCGCGGTCTCAATCTGGATGACTTGCCCGGCCCATTCATGGCGGGTGGCCGCCTCAATGGCTTTCCCCGAAAGCCAGAGTGCAACCTCATGCCCGTGTTTCTGGAGTGCCAGTCCTGTTGCCATACCGGGAAATACATGCCCCCCGGTGCCTCCGCATGAAATACTGTATTTCGCCATATTATATAAACCTCGCAGCGCCCCAGATTCCGGCGGCCAAGGCCACCCCGGCCAGCGGAATCGGGTGAATGTGTTTTGTCATTAGAAAGAAGGTGACGGACGGGATCACCAGGAGTGCCATCAATACGTCCAGGGGTTCAAGATGAAGGAAGAAACACGCCGCCGGGAACAACAATAATCCCAGCAGGCCGGCCATCAGACCTTTTGTCGCGGAGTGCTGCCCCGGCAGCCAGGAGGTTAACAGGGGCCCCATTACAGAACCGCTGAACCAGGCAATCAGCAGGGTATTGGCAATAGGAGGCCCACCCGCCTGCAGGTGTTCCCAGGAGAAAGTGGCGGAGCGAAAGCCGGACAGCAACACCATGCTCACAATGACAGGGATCATGAATTTGCCACTGGCCACCACGTTCCGGAGCACCATCGTTATATTTGCTTTAAAGTCAAAACCCATGTCGGCGATGGTGCAGATTGATGGGAGAGAAGTCAAGAGTGGCCGGCAGCCTGTATGGAGGGTTTTGCTCTGTCAAAACCGGCTTTAAGAATATATATTGTGAATTCAGTGACGATTATGGATTCAAAACCAAAACCAAAATCAACGGCCTTCCGCTACCGGATCACCGTGGCCTATGACGGGGGCGCCTACGCCGGGTGGCAGGTCCAGCCGAATCACATGACGGTTCAGCAGCGGATTGAGGAAGTGATCCAGAGTCTCTCGGGTGAGACGGTCAAGGTCCACGGGAGTGGCCGGACGGATCAAGGCGTCCATGCCGAAGGACAGGTGGCCCATTTTGATCTTTCAAAGAAATGGGTTTGCGGGAATCTTCTGAATGGCATGAATGCCAAACTCCCTCAGGATATCCGGGTGCTGAAAGTGGCCCGGGCCAAGTCCGATTTCCATGCCCGCCGCAGTGCCGTCAAAAAGGAATACCGCTACATTATCTGGAATGCCAAGGTGATGAATCCCACCAAGCGGATGTATGCGGCGCATATCCGGCGACCGCTGGATGTGAACGCGATGCAGGCGGCGGCCGCCCTCCTGATTGGGCGGCATGATTTTGCCGCCTTCACGGCAAATCCCAACCGCGTGGTCGAAAGCACGGTGAGGGAGGTCTACTCCCTGTCCGTCAAACGGGTTGGCTCCCAGGTGGTCATTCGCGCGTCCAGCGAGGGGTTTCTGTATAAGATGGTGCGCAGCCTGACCGGACTGCTCTTAAGGGTGGGGGAGGGCGCCGTTCCACTGGAAGAAGTGACGGAGATTCTGGCCTCCAAAATCCGCACCGCCCGCGTGCCCACTGCCCCGCCTGAAGGTCTTTTCCTCTGGCGCGTGTGGTATTGAAT
Encoded here:
- a CDS encoding UDP-N-acetylglucosamine--N-acetylmuramyl-(pentapeptide) pyrophosphoryl-undecaprenol N-acetylglucosamine transferase; amino-acid sequence: MAKYSISCGGTGGHVFPGMATGLALQKHGHEVALWLSGKAIEAATRHEWAGQVIQIETAKLSFHPLHLPRTLLTIVRAFRASLKALRAQQPDALLAMGSYSSLGPVLAARWLNIPVILHEANVIPGKAISVLARLATAIAITFPETRTYLKHPNIQLTGLPIRKQMEEAAAMQGALPAHFTVLTMGGSQGAHRLNEMVPLSLGQLKATGMAVEAIHLAGVKEKAAVEAAYRNAGVPATVYGFCSDMVSVYGKTRLAISRSGANSCLELALFGVPAILIPLPSSARDHQRANARAMMAAGAATMLEQDVLSPEVLAETIRTLNTSPDKMEGMRTRARARAGAGAAERLADLIVKIGGSR
- the truA gene encoding tRNA pseudouridine(38-40) synthase TruA, whose protein sequence is MDSKPKPKSTAFRYRITVAYDGGAYAGWQVQPNHMTVQQRIEEVIQSLSGETVKVHGSGRTDQGVHAEGQVAHFDLSKKWVCGNLLNGMNAKLPQDIRVLKVARAKSDFHARRSAVKKEYRYIIWNAKVMNPTKRMYAAHIRRPLDVNAMQAAAALLIGRHDFAAFTANPNRVVESTVREVYSLSVKRVGSQVVIRASSEGFLYKMVRSLTGLLLRVGEGAVPLEEVTEILASKIRTARVPTAPPEGLFLWRVWY